The genomic stretch cccagtgtgaactcggtagtgcgtcacaaggtgggatgaccgagtgaatcccttcccacagtctgtgcaggtgaacggcctctccccagtgtgaactcgctgatgtaccttcagttgaaatgactgaggaaatcccttcccacagtctgagcaggtgaacggcctctctccagtgtgaacgcGGTAGTGCGTCACAAGGTggaatgatcgagtgaatcccttcccacagtctgtgcagatgaacggtctcttcccagtgtgaactgactggtgtgacaGAAGGtaggatgaccgagtgaatcccttcccacagtctgtgcagtTGAAAGGCATCTCCCctgtgtgaattcgctgatgcgccttcagttgaaatgaccgagagaatcccttcccacattcagagcagatgtatggcttctccccagtgtggacttgCTGATGGACCTTCAGTTGACATGAccgagcgaatcccttcccacagtctgtgcagatgaacggtctctccccagtgtgaaccgacTGGTGTGACAGAAGGtaggatgacagagtgaatcccttcccacagtctgtgcaggtgaacggcctctccccagtgtgaactcgctgatgtgccttcagatgagatgactgagagaaactcttcccacagtatgagcaggtgaatggcctctccccagtgtgaactcgctgatgtaccttcagatgagatgaataaagaaatcccttcccacagtctgagcaggtaaacagcctctctcctgtgtgaacttgctgatgtaccttcagatgagatgaataaggaaatcccttcccacagtctgagcaggtaaacagcctctccccagtgtgaactctctgatgtgccttcagttgagatgactgagagaaactcttcccacagtatgagcaggtaaacagcctcttcccagtgtgaactctctgatgtgccttcagatgagatgactgagagaaactcttcccacagtctgagcaggtgaacggcctctccccagtgtgaactcgctggtgtaccttcagcTGTGATGATCGTGagaattccttcccacagtctgagcaggtgaacggcatctccccggtgtgaactctctgatgtgccttcagttgagatgaataaggaaatcccttcccacagtctgagcaggtaaacaacctctctcctgtgtgaactcgctggtgcgctttcagttgagatgaccgagtgaatcccttcccacagtctgagcaggtgaatggcctctctccagtgtgaactaatTGGTGTGCCTGTAGGTtccataactgagtgaatcccttcccacagtctgagcaggcgaatggcctctctccagtgtgaactcgctgatggaccttcagttgagatgatcgagcgaatcccttcccacagtctgagcaaatgaacggcatctccccagtgtgaactgactggtgtgccagaaggaaggatgacagagtgaatcccttcccacaatctgtgcaggtgaacggcctctccccagtgtgaactcgctgatgtgccttcagatgagatgactgagagaaactcttcccacagtctgtgcaggtgaacggcctctccccagtgtgaactctctgatgtgccttcagatgagatgaataaggaaatcccttcccacagtctgagcaggtaaacagcctctccccagtgtgaactctctgatgtgccttcagatgagatgactgagagaaactcttcccacagtctgtgcaggtaaacagcctctccccagtgtgaactctctgatgtaccttcagatgagatgactgagagaaactcttcccacagtctgtgcaggtgaacggcctctccccagtgtgaactcgctgatgtaccttcagctgtGATGACTGAGagaattccttcccacagtctgagcaggtgaatggcatctccccggtgtgaactctctgatgtgccttcagatgagatgaataagaaaatcccttcccacagtctgagcaggtaaacagcctctctcccttctgaACTCACTGGTGAGTCTGCAGTTTGGCTCAGTGAGTGAATTtcttcctacacacagagcagaTGAATGACCTCTCTCTCCACTGGGGTCTCAGCAGGTCGGCTGAATGAGAGAATCCCTtgttgttgtgtttgagattctcCTACACGCATTCTTTGCTGtttctaacctgtaaaaagatttacacaagacatcaatgggtgaaggatGACACTTCAGATGAAATACATTTCAGTCTGTATGGTGAGCTCTGATAtcacaatcttctaaattccagcgagtataagcctaaaaccaggacaaaggtgtttgatatcattatgtaccccGAGATAATTATACAAAACACCTTCTCACGGGTACAATGGCCCAGAACAAGAGGAGGCAAAACAAAGGTAATTTTCTCAAGAATTAAAGCCCATGGACAGACTTTGTTCTTTTCTCCATGCAGCACTAATTGACATTTACAGTGACCGGAAGGTTCAATCTTCATCAGAGAACTACGTTTTTGTTTCGAGGTCCTAATCCACTCACTCCCATTCCCTCCGCCTGCGCTTCCCACGAACAGGCCGTGAAGCACTGGAAGGACGCCCATGGCTCCCCCTGTACCCAGAAATCCCCACGAACGAGATAGCTGTCTATTCGTCACGGTCCCAAACATGCGCATGCGCCGTAAAATGGCGTCGGCACCGTCGCTAATCAAAAGAAATCTTCACTTGGACTCGGGTACGGAtcgtggggttgagagagagacgGGGGGGCGGGAAGGACCGGGACTGTCCCGGCTGaagggggacacagtgtgtgCAGAGCTCGCAACAATTCTCCTTCAGCCGCGATGCGGGCGCCTGTGCTGCTGAAACTCCTGCCCAGAGCCCCGATCTTACCTCCTCTTTCTTCTTTTGTGCTGATGGCGGCTTGCAGCGCTCAGGAAGAAGCATTACTGCCACCTACTGTACCGGAGTATGAAGGGAGCGTGACAGGGATCAGATCCGAACTCCCAAACCCGCTTCGAATGAAAAATTCACCAGGGACTGACACGACCCATGCCTCAGGTGCCAGAATATCCTGCCAGGCACCCCAGATCTCCCTCTAAACAGTTTCCCACAATTCAACGAATATCTGCGGTACACCACACCATGATCATATTTTCCACTGACTCAGGGACTTACAAAAAGTCACACCACCCGTTCCCATGCTCAGCAGCAAGTGCCAAAGTGGAGTGCAAATCCGTATGTCCAAACCTCAGTCTCATCAACTaaaatcaaatttaatatcaccggcatatgccgtgcaatgaaatacatgataaataaatatggaccaaaacaaacccattttatatatataaataagtagagcaaatgatgaggtagtgttcatgagttcaatatccattcagaaatcagatggcagaggggaagaagctgttcctgaattgccttcaattcagtgtgtgccttcaggcttctgtacctccttcccgatggtaacagtgtgaagaggccgtgtcctgggtggtggggatccttaatgatggacaccgccttcctgaggcacctcttcctgaagatgtcttggatactacagaggctagtctccatgatagagctgaccaattttacatctctctgcagcttacttcaatcctgtgcactaGGACCCCTCATACCAgttggtgatacagccagtcagaatgctctgtagaagtttttgagtgttttaggtgacaagctgaatctcctcaaactcctaatgaactatagccACTGTTtcaccttctttataactgcatcgatatgttgggaccaggttacatCCTcacagatgttgacacccaggaccttgaagttgctcactctctccacttctgatccctttttgaggattggtttgtgttccctcatcctaccctttctgaagtccactgtCAGCTCTGTGGTCTTGttggcattgagtgcaaggttgttgctgtgacaccactcaactaagtggtgtatctctctcctgtacgccttctcatctccatctgaaattctccCAACAATAGATGTGTAGTCAGTTTCAAAATACCTGGCGTATTTCTACGTCATTGGGCGCTGAAGGCAAAAGTAGCACAGACGTAGATCTACTACGTGCTTTGGCGCTCAAGGTGTTAGTGAGTCTAGGTCCGACCTCACTCACGTCATGTACACTAACGCAGTGTAACACAGGATGCTGAATTGTGCAGACCTAGTTGGTACACTGTAGATACAAGTTTTGTTTACAAGGTCTGTGAAAATTTTGTGAAGGAAGATGGCGTCATTAAATTGTAAGAAATGAAAATATGAAGATGAAAACAGACATTTTAAGCCACAGTGGGAGGAAGATTTTGCATTCACCGTTAAAGGAGGTAAACCTTTGTGTCTTATCTGCAATATGTCACTCAGTCATTACAAAGCCAGTGATTTGAAACGCTACTATGAAACAAGTCACAAACACTTTTCAGCTGATTATCCACGTAAATCCGAATTATGGAAAAACAAATTAACTGTTAAAATCATCTCTAAATAGCCAGCAGACACTGTTGACAATGTTCAGTAAGGAAGCCAATACAATGACTGAAGCTAGTTTCGTTATGTCGTGGAATACTGCTTGTGCTAAACGCCCATATTCTGATGGCGAATTTGTTAAGAAGAATATAGCTGAAGATGTTGCAGTGTTAGATCTAAATAACACAAAACTTCAGCGACTAATagcacaaacaccagtttcacgcCACACTACAGAGAGGCGTATCTCCCAGATCAGTGCTGATGTTGCAGGCAACTTGCAAAATGATGTAAAGAATTCCCTTGCATTCAGCTTAGTTCTTAATGAATCTACAGACATACAAGACAACCCACAACTGGCGGTATTTATTCGTTATGTTTCCTCTGATGTAACTGTGAAAGAAGAGATGTCGGACTTGGTGGCATTAAAAGAAACAACTCGTGGTGTTGACATTAAAAATGCGCTTGACAGAGCCTTaacaaatgctgatgttccaCTGAATAAACTTGGCAGtgttgcaacagatggagcacctgcagtggtggggagaatgcaGGATTAATTGCACTTATGAAAAGTGATCCCAGCTTTCCAGAGTTTCTCCCTGTTCATTGCATTATTCATCGTGAACACCTAGCAGCCAGATACTTCAAGTATGAAGATGTTATGAAATCAGTCCTTGAAATTGTCAATTTCATACCCTTAACTGGGAAGACCCACCGCCAGTTCAAAAATATTATTGAAGAACTGGAGCTTGAAGATAAACCCAGTGATGTCTCTTTCTACTGCATTGTCAGGTGGCTGTCAAGCAGCAATGTCTTGAGTAGGTTTGTGGATCTGTTGGAGCCTATTATTACTTTTCTTAAAAAGATCCTATCCTCAACTGGAAAATGATGAATGGATGCAAGATCTGATGTTCCTTACTGATATAATCAATCATCTACAAACTCTCAACTTGGCACTCCATGTCAGGGTCCGGTCTACAGTCCACATTCCGGTTTAcggtccggtccgcggactccagactctggatcctccagctgtcccttgtttcggttggacttaaccataagcacctgatgctcatctggGGACTgcgaatataagtggccctgggattgagtgtggtgGGGTCTCATCTTGTCGAGCTTCCCTGGGAGCAAacggctggtggaaggctagaatggcCATTTGCCATCTTTAGGCTGGGATGGAGAGCCATTGCTTCTTGGAGCCTTGCTGTCAGTAGTCAGAGCTGTCATTGCGGTACAGATTCGGCCGTTTCCCGGTccagctgggtggccgtcagccactctgagctaggtaggtATCCGGTTGTTTCTGTAGCTAGTCAAGGTTGCTAGCCGTAACTGCGACTCAGAGTACCCCCGATACAGAGATCGAACTGTCTGTCGTTCttcggtgtttgtctcttcctgtcctcgccccgtggggtaagtcaggctgttctgccgttgccctgcggggggaatctgtcttgtcttgtcctcgcctccgtgggtaagtcaggccattctGCTGTTACCCAacggatggtcctgccccactttggtgtggagtgaaagttgagCCTTGGCTTGTCGAAGGATAAGCCCCGGCTCTATGTCTATGTACTGTCCAGTCTCATGTTAGTgccttgttaaagatgagtcccggGTTGTCGGAGAAGTCGTGGctctatgttgatgtacagttcctggTCTGTCTCCAAGCTTCCAGCCTCTGAGTTatgcaagcctcaagaccccggcCTCGGGCCTCGAGACCCCAAGACCCCGGCCTCGGGTCCCAAGACCCTGGCCTCAGGCCCCAAGACCCTGGCCTCAGGCCCCAAGACTCGGGCCTCAAGACCCCAGCACCACAAGCCTCAGGCCTCAAGCTCCAAGACCCCAGGCCTCGTCATGTCTTCGCCTGGTTTGGGGTCTGAGCCTGAgtgaagacccaggttctgggtccttgtccagtctcgggctcggagtccatgcccaggctccttgttcccagtccctcatcctggtcctgcttccctagcCTGGTCTGCGACCTGTCCCGTCCCCTAGTTTTGTCCCATCCTTTTCCTAGTAcatgtctgtgtcttgcatttgggtccattcccaacgccCCCCATTATGACACTCCAGGGGAAGTATAAGATTGTTTCTCATCTTACTCAGACAATTTTCAGCTTTCAGAATAAAATAAGAATTTTTCAAAGAGACATATTGTCAAGTAACTTCAATCACTTTCCCAATCTCAGTAGGAGAGTAAATGCGTTCCCTGATATTGAAATATAAAACCACAAACTGGAAGAATACAAAGATAAATTACAAGGACTGCTTGATAATTTCCTAGCCAGGTTTGATGACCTGCAGAAGTTGAAGCCCTGCTTCGCCTTTCTTGTAAATCCATTCATGGTTGATGTGGTCAATGATGGATGTCCAATTCTTGAACCTCTGGTTACAGAATCATCTGCTGTGGAAACGGAATTACGGGAGGACCTGGGTCTAAAGATGATCCATAAATCCCAGTCTACAATTGAGTTCTGGAAACAAGTTTCAAAAATAAAATATCCTAAACTGAAGAAAACTAGTGTGGGACTCATCTCAATTTTCAGCACAACATACTGCTGTGAATCATTGTACTCTGTATTGAAGTTTGTCAAGTCAAAGCATTGTGCAATCCTTACAAATCAACACCTGACGGAGCTAATTCGTACAGCCTTGACAACCTATCAGCCAGGTTTTCAACAACTCACAGCCAAGATAGAGATCCACAAGAATCTCTACTGGCAGTAAATAGCAGCTTTAATAGCCTGATAATTGTAGCATTGTCTGTTTATGTCATAAAAATATGTAAATTATGATTACTGAATCTAATACAAATTAACAGTTTAAAAAAGTACATGCATGAATAAATATTATTGCGTACTGTATATGTATTTAACATTTATATAAAATGTTTGGAACAAAATGTGTATGTAACAATAAAAACGTGTGCGTAAACTTTGTTCATGTCTTGCGGCTCTCAGACATCTGAAGTTAATCGTATGTGGCTCTTACATTAAGTAAGTTTGGCCACCCCTAGACAAGAGACTCAATAACACCCTGCTTACTGAGGCAAAGTGATCGATGCGCATGCGTAAAAGTCGCAGAGCGTTCCCGAAAATCGCGTATGCGCGTATTGGGTAATTGTCATTGGAGGATCAATTCACCCCCGTCAATCTCCTGGGGGGAGGGTTCAGAGTAATTAGAAAATCTCCCGGATCAGCCATGTAGTATCCTGTGGTCTTTGTAATGCTGTGGGAAatgacaagaacctgaaataatactaATGAGGAATTGAGGATATAAGAAAATCATTTTGAACTTGTGtgacctctggctaaaagaataattgggactgaacaGGAATTTTTGAATTGAAGTGAACTCTTGTCTTCAGCAGTTAGAAAAAAACAACAGGCTTTTGCTGGTTCCCTTTTAATTTGCAGAGAAGCATTGGGAATTTgataaataataaatacattGTACCTTTGTTtgagtgggaggggaggaagactCAACGATAAGGTCAGGAATGAACATCTGTGTGTAATTAAGTCAAGGCCTTGCAAAGagaataactgataaggactggacagtacatccatctataATTAAACTTTGATGTAGCGGACCCTCTTATCTAAgtaagttttgcaccaacagacttggtgggcaTGCCAGTTTTAATAACATCTTGCAACAGTAATGCATGGGacttactatgtataaatataccTTGTAACCTGAGTTACTCCACTTGTCGGAGGGTGGCAGTACTTcgacaactgggtctcaaactcctgcaggagggTGCGCAATAAACTGTGGTGATGATAAGAAGCTGATCTcccgagttttattcagatttGACTTTAACactaagggagagagagggagacaaacTGAGCCGAGTCACAGATTGAAGACAATCAGAAATGGCTCATTGGATGCAAACTGAGTAACAGTCAGATAATTTGATGGTCATTCAGGATACCTGATCTCCGGGCAGTCAGAAGATGAGgaattgttcctccaacttgtgcTGATCCTCGCTGTAGCAGTGTGATGTCATAGAGACTaagattacactggacaacaaattttttcaaaagtgttgctttctcagaattttttttgttgatgatagactgcttgaagatgaacacaaatataatttcagactacttgtatcacataggaacttggagaaacaacaaattaactttcaTTGAATATAATGTTTAATTGCAtcatggtgctgatgctttgcaatagttcaactaagttaaaaatattttgttaatgattttcatttgtactcagtgtctgaggcttcatgcttaagtgtccaacaataattcaccaacattgatggattccagttgccctggtatcttttctccatgaccgcaatgtcctggtgaaacctttcaccatgctcatcactaacagtaccaagatttgcaggagagaaatctaaatgggaatgcagaaaatgaaactttaataacatgttgcatttcatggtttcatatgcttgaagcatataagcatgtagtttggtgctctgtagatgccgagaaaaatttcaacaacttccttgaatgccttccatgtgattttctctggtcccactagaaattcttcaaattgcctgtatTCAATGACCTGTTTGgtctgtggaccaacaaaaatgccttccttaatcttggcatcagttattctgggaagcatctgtctcaaatatcaaaatccttcatagaaatttttgtgcctggtgatagcaaattctatccttacagtcctgaacccaataattattactaaaacctgtcctgccatgcagcagccacGCTGCCTAAGCATGtccaagcatgcctggacaagataggaaactttccagcttacatt from Hemitrygon akajei chromosome 7, sHemAka1.3, whole genome shotgun sequence encodes the following:
- the LOC140730819 gene encoding uncharacterized protein, whose translation is MPFTCSDCGKEFSQSSQLKVHQRVHTGERPFTCTDCGKSFSQSSHLKVHQRVHTGERLFTCTDCGKSFSQSSHLKAHQRVHTGERLFTCSDCGKGFPYSSHLKAHQRVHTGERPFTCTDCGKSFSQSSHLKAHQRVHTGERPFTCTDCGKGFTLSSFLLAHQSVHTGEMPFICSDCGKGFARSSQLKVHQRVHTGERPFACSDCGKGFTQLWNLQAHQLVHTGERPFTCSDCGKGFTRSSQLKAHQRVHTGERLFTCSDCGKGFPYSSQLKAHQRVHTGEMPFTCSDCGKEFSRSSQLKVHQRVHTGERPFTCSDCGKSFSQSSHLKAHQRVHTGKRLFTCSYCGKSFSQSSQLKAHQRVHTGERLFTCSDCGKGFPYSSHLKVHQQVHTGERLFTCSDCGKGFLYSSHLKVHQRVHTGERPFTCSYCGKSFSQSSHLKAHQRVHTGERPFTCTDCGKGFTLSSYLLSHQSVHTGERPFICTDCGKGFARSCQLKVHQQVHTGEKPYICSECGKGFSRSFQLKAHQRIHTGEMPFNCTDCGKGFTRSSYLLSHQSVHTGKRPFICTDCGKGFTRSFHLVTHYRVHTGERPFTCSDCGKGFPQSFQLKVHQRVHTGERPFTCTDCGKGFTRSSHLVTHYRVHTGERPFICSECGKGFTQSSHLEAHYRVHTGKKV